One Luteolibacter flavescens DNA segment encodes these proteins:
- a CDS encoding NACHT domain-containing protein translates to MPWTRFWSPRKDRVHGTSSQFFEDPHGLFGKNLHPQAVTISQIAPETGLLVLCGEPGLGKTTELELLRDGLMASSGPKDRLIFLKARDFESIADFQSHLEGHPFWPDWLSDGDRLTILLDGLDEGLILMPAFVTRLKPFLESKPTDRLRLILSCRSFEWPEAEGNQLASLWKREENTGFIFELEPLRREDARLAAEQKGHDGDKFIEAVHRADVASLASRPITLFLLLAEFHGEEFHTVSRRQLYKNGCRRLCEESNPERARLLRRFCSTDEKLDASGKLACGLLLGGKNAIWHPSTRSPEPSGNICGAADLIRSGLLLDNSVDHSLATGLFTALGGDCFGFTHQTFAECLAAQSLSKLPLSQLRNLLCATDPADGAEYVIPQLVELAAWVAGDHSGFFAHLVEIDLGVLLRSGVAYADPEQKAKLVERIFDLAGRNQFFDESGYWRFWSDLDHPGLPGQLINILTAPFGHSTVRRIAVDIAEACRRSEMVPTLLKILESEEGDQYFRRSVADALCSSMPDDRLAELESLVRGEVGSDPDQSILGHALQRLVPAHLSVTDVLRFIGKTKDPNHFGSYWRALEELPKHIMDHDVLPGLRAIQAWRGGFSSTSFRRKLCMAFLLWGLSRIDEPAICEELVKLWTDKASNFREFFRTGAKDDDDFAKMEDESRLKWVAAIINSPSPELDDRIDHLTWETYRLIKQDDFCWVLDNLLSSGAEAAPRWAEAVQRMIWDEKVRIASWDEFITAYRCSPQLQDRMKWIEEVSIDTPSRRSEKAGWLWRERRFERIQNRRPQVRPKLEIENAIAKISGGESWAFINLCWALSLDETGRSRGFSHHEIVNYPGWSIISDQEKEFVSIAARRFLMERSDGWEEMGCRTNYFDPGVVAIWMLRGDIESDDALCKAVETKWIEAILGIWDSSSEHAKELFALAYRINPVRAINGWIREVRRACERDGHPFAIRRAQDCFDEILAKELINLFIGLKHSRTVSMAIYELREFDETLSGELAAYLLSRALRARRPDHSMVEELIIAGIGTNSRSLWRSAYQVLSSQPELGKRVILSVADGVELRNKNVTENLTEDEIADFYLLLCRLFPHSEDPAERSGEITPRRAVTHLRSGILDSLAGRSNRAACSQLRRLAVALPDQATWLLRRCQQTLSSFRRNEWQPPLLSNLAAVLLDDRMRFVRDSGDLMNLVLESLDALQRHLKGTTLPAVEDLWQWESGGLRRANFRHKDEEAVSDYIARWLRDRIGQQSRVVVNREVQPRRGLRTDILVEAWSLVPEKPSEK, encoded by the coding sequence TTGCCATGGACGCGCTTCTGGTCGCCGAGGAAAGATCGAGTCCATGGAACGTCGAGCCAGTTTTTCGAAGATCCGCACGGCTTGTTTGGGAAGAATCTGCATCCCCAAGCGGTAACCATTTCACAGATCGCGCCTGAGACCGGGCTCTTGGTTCTTTGTGGTGAGCCCGGTTTAGGGAAAACCACGGAGTTGGAGCTACTGCGTGATGGGCTCATGGCATCCTCCGGGCCGAAGGACCGGTTGATCTTTTTGAAAGCCCGCGATTTCGAGTCGATTGCCGACTTTCAGAGTCACCTCGAGGGGCATCCTTTTTGGCCAGATTGGCTTTCAGATGGAGATCGGTTGACCATCCTATTGGACGGCTTGGATGAAGGGTTGATCCTGATGCCGGCCTTCGTGACGAGGCTCAAGCCCTTTCTTGAGTCAAAGCCCACGGACAGGCTGCGATTGATCCTCTCTTGCCGTTCGTTTGAATGGCCGGAAGCGGAGGGTAATCAGTTGGCGTCTTTATGGAAGAGAGAGGAAAATACCGGGTTCATTTTCGAGCTTGAGCCTCTTCGCCGGGAGGATGCGCGCCTTGCGGCAGAGCAGAAGGGGCACGATGGGGACAAGTTCATCGAAGCCGTCCACAGGGCAGATGTCGCCTCGCTCGCTTCACGTCCGATCACCCTGTTTCTTCTCCTTGCTGAGTTTCATGGCGAGGAATTCCACACCGTCTCACGACGGCAACTTTACAAGAACGGTTGTCGGCGTCTTTGCGAAGAGAGTAATCCCGAACGCGCGCGCCTTCTGCGCCGCTTCTGCTCTACCGATGAGAAACTCGATGCTTCTGGCAAGCTGGCTTGCGGGCTCCTACTCGGTGGCAAGAATGCCATTTGGCACCCGTCGACTCGTTCACCTGAGCCAAGTGGTAATATATGCGGCGCAGCAGATCTGATCCGCAGCGGGTTGCTGCTAGACAACTCGGTGGACCATTCCCTAGCAACGGGCCTTTTTACTGCATTGGGGGGAGATTGCTTCGGCTTCACCCATCAAACCTTTGCGGAGTGCCTGGCGGCTCAGTCCCTTTCCAAGCTCCCGCTGTCCCAGCTCCGAAACTTACTTTGCGCGACAGATCCGGCGGACGGTGCCGAATATGTGATTCCGCAACTTGTCGAGCTTGCCGCATGGGTCGCTGGCGACCACAGCGGCTTCTTTGCACATCTGGTCGAGATCGATCTAGGCGTGCTGCTTCGCAGTGGAGTGGCTTACGCCGATCCGGAACAGAAGGCGAAATTGGTTGAGCGGATATTCGATTTGGCAGGCAGGAACCAATTCTTCGATGAGTCGGGGTATTGGCGCTTCTGGAGTGATCTGGATCATCCCGGACTTCCCGGTCAGTTGATCAATATACTGACGGCTCCATTTGGCCATTCGACGGTACGGAGAATCGCAGTGGATATCGCAGAAGCATGCCGCCGTTCAGAGATGGTTCCAACGCTTCTAAAAATCCTCGAATCAGAGGAAGGAGACCAGTATTTCCGACGTTCTGTCGCCGACGCCTTGTGTAGTTCGATGCCGGACGATCGCTTGGCTGAACTAGAGTCTTTGGTTCGGGGAGAGGTGGGAAGTGATCCTGATCAATCCATCCTTGGCCATGCTCTTCAGAGGCTGGTGCCCGCACACCTCTCGGTCACCGATGTCCTGCGGTTCATCGGAAAGACGAAGGACCCCAATCATTTCGGCAGCTATTGGCGAGCCTTGGAAGAACTGCCCAAGCACATAATGGATCATGATGTTCTCCCGGGACTTCGGGCGATCCAAGCGTGGCGCGGCGGATTTTCTTCCACCAGTTTTCGGAGAAAGCTCTGCATGGCCTTTCTGTTGTGGGGTCTGTCGCGCATTGACGAACCAGCAATCTGTGAGGAATTGGTGAAGCTCTGGACAGACAAGGCGAGTAACTTTCGGGAATTCTTCAGGACGGGTGCTAAGGACGACGACGACTTCGCGAAGATGGAGGACGAGTCGAGGCTGAAATGGGTTGCAGCAATCATAAATTCGCCCTCTCCAGAACTAGATGATCGAATCGACCACCTCACTTGGGAGACTTACAGGCTAATTAAGCAGGATGATTTTTGCTGGGTATTGGATAACTTGCTGAGTTCGGGAGCAGAGGCGGCTCCCCGTTGGGCGGAGGCTGTCCAGCGAATGATTTGGGATGAGAAAGTCAGAATAGCTTCCTGGGATGAGTTCATCACGGCTTATCGCTGCTCACCTCAGCTTCAAGATCGGATGAAATGGATTGAAGAAGTTTCAATTGATACTCCTTCTCGCCGCAGTGAAAAAGCTGGGTGGCTTTGGCGTGAGCGAAGGTTCGAACGGATTCAGAACAGGCGTCCTCAAGTCCGTCCAAAATTAGAAATAGAAAATGCTATTGCTAAGATATCTGGAGGTGAGTCATGGGCGTTCATCAATCTGTGCTGGGCCCTTTCTTTGGACGAGACTGGTCGATCACGCGGTTTCTCACACCACGAGATCGTCAACTACCCGGGTTGGTCTATCATTTCCGATCAGGAGAAAGAATTTGTGAGTATTGCTGCGCGCAGGTTTTTGATGGAGCGATCAGATGGTTGGGAAGAAATGGGATGTCGCACAAACTATTTCGATCCCGGTGTGGTCGCGATTTGGATGCTTCGGGGCGATATTGAATCGGACGATGCCCTCTGCAAGGCTGTCGAGACAAAGTGGATCGAGGCAATTCTGGGGATTTGGGATTCATCTTCTGAACATGCAAAGGAACTCTTTGCTCTAGCTTACAGGATCAATCCGGTGCGCGCTATCAATGGCTGGATTCGGGAGGTTCGACGGGCTTGCGAACGGGATGGTCACCCATTCGCAATTCGAAGGGCACAAGATTGCTTCGACGAAATACTCGCCAAGGAGCTGATCAATCTCTTCATCGGCTTGAAGCATTCTCGGACCGTGAGTATGGCGATTTACGAGCTCAGGGAGTTTGACGAGACTTTGTCTGGGGAGCTGGCGGCATATCTCTTGAGCAGAGCGCTTCGGGCACGGCGACCTGACCACTCGATGGTGGAGGAGTTGATCATCGCGGGAATCGGAACGAATTCTCGGTCCCTATGGCGGTCTGCCTATCAGGTGCTCAGTTCACAGCCCGAACTCGGCAAGCGGGTCATTCTGTCGGTGGCAGATGGCGTTGAATTGCGGAACAAGAATGTCACTGAGAATCTAACCGAGGATGAGATCGCCGACTTTTACCTTTTGCTTTGCCGATTGTTTCCGCATTCGGAAGATCCCGCGGAGCGATCTGGTGAGATCACTCCCCGACGTGCTGTTACCCACCTTCGGAGCGGGATATTGGATTCTCTCGCGGGACGCAGTAATAGGGCAGCATGCTCTCAACTGAGGCGTCTCGCCGTAGCGCTGCCCGATCAGGCAACATGGCTCCTCCGCCGTTGCCAGCAGACATTGAGCTCTTTCCGTCGGAATGAGTGGCAGCCGCCGCTACTGTCAAATCTTGCTGCGGTCTTGCTTGATGATCGGATGCGTTTCGTCCGCGACAGCGGAGATCTCATGAACTTGGTGTTGGAATCATTGGATGCGCTTCAACGCCATCTGAAGGGAACAACACTGCCTGCGGTGGAAGATCTCTGGCAATGGGAGAGTGGAGGACTTCGCAGGGCGAATTTCCGCCATAAGGATGAGGAGGCAGTTTCAGATTACATTGCCCGCTGGCTTCGAGATCGGATTGGCCAGCAGTCCAGGGTGGTGGTGAATCGTGAGGTCCAACCACGCCGCGGTCTACGAACCGACATTCTCGTCGAAGCTTGGAGCTTGGTTCCTGAGAAGCCGTCTGAAAAATAA